One genomic window of Arthrobacter sp. KBS0703 includes the following:
- the recR gene encoding recombination mediator RecR: MYEGAVQELIDELGRLPGVGPKSAQRLAFHILEADPQDMKRLVEAITTVKERVKFCTACGNVTEQELCNICRDPRRDPTVICVVEESKDVLAVERTRSFRGRYHVLGGAINPIAGIGPEQLRIRELLTRLNDGAIQEIIIATDPNLEGEATATYLARMLKSIGITVTRLASGLPVGGDLEYADEVTLGRAFEGRRNALS; encoded by the coding sequence GTGTACGAGGGTGCAGTTCAAGAGCTGATTGATGAGCTCGGACGCCTCCCCGGCGTAGGGCCGAAGTCGGCCCAGCGGCTGGCCTTCCACATTCTGGAGGCCGACCCCCAGGACATGAAGCGCCTGGTGGAGGCCATCACCACGGTGAAGGAACGCGTCAAGTTCTGCACGGCCTGCGGCAACGTGACAGAGCAGGAACTGTGCAACATCTGCCGGGACCCGCGCCGGGACCCGACGGTCATTTGTGTTGTCGAGGAATCCAAGGACGTCCTGGCCGTGGAGCGCACCCGGTCATTCCGCGGCCGGTACCACGTGCTGGGCGGTGCGATCAATCCGATCGCCGGCATCGGCCCGGAGCAGCTGCGGATCCGCGAGCTCCTCACCCGGCTCAATGACGGCGCCATCCAGGAAATCATCATTGCCACCGACCCGAACCTGGAGGGGGAAGCGACGGCGACGTACCTGGCACGGATGCTCAAGTCGATCGGCATCACGGTCACCCGGCTCGCTTCCGGCCTGCCCGTCGGCGGCGACCTCGAATACGCCGACGAAGTCACGTTGGGCCGGGCCTTCGAAGGCCGCCGCAACGCCCTGAGCTGA
- a CDS encoding aspartate kinase, giving the protein MSMPSTEVKTEPQQQELAASDSVTTQLIVQKFGGSSVADAEGIKRVAKRVVDAQKAGNEVVVVVSAMGDTTDELLDLAAQVTDSAPAREMDMLLSAGERISMALLAMAINKFGASAQSFTGSQAGMITDGIHGKARIIDVDPHRIRTALDKGHIAIVAGFQGMSRTTNEITTLGRGGSDTTAVALAAALEADVCEIYTDVDGIYTADPRVVPSAQKIDRISSEEMLELAASGAKILHLRCVEYARRFGVPLHVRSSFSQHEGTWVLPGADDKITTQEGVALEQPIISGVAHDRSEAKVTVVGVPDIPGKAAAIFQVIADAHSNIDMIVQNVSTHGTGRTDISFTLPIVEGADALAALRAAQQEIGFESIEYNEQIGKLSLIGAGMRSHPGVSATFFKALSAAGININMISTSEIRISVVTHADLLDDAVRAIHKAFDLDSEAEATVYGGTGR; this is encoded by the coding sequence ATGAGTATGCCCAGTACCGAAGTGAAGACCGAACCTCAGCAGCAGGAGCTGGCCGCCAGTGACTCCGTCACCACGCAGCTCATTGTGCAGAAGTTCGGCGGTTCCTCGGTGGCCGACGCTGAGGGCATCAAGCGGGTTGCGAAGCGCGTGGTCGATGCGCAGAAGGCCGGCAACGAAGTCGTTGTCGTCGTCTCCGCGATGGGCGACACCACCGATGAACTCCTGGACCTCGCCGCGCAGGTTACCGATTCCGCCCCGGCGCGGGAAATGGACATGCTTCTCTCCGCCGGCGAACGCATTTCCATGGCGCTGCTGGCGATGGCGATCAACAAGTTCGGCGCGTCCGCGCAGTCCTTCACCGGTTCCCAGGCCGGCATGATCACCGACGGAATCCACGGCAAGGCGCGGATCATCGACGTCGATCCGCACCGCATCCGGACCGCACTGGACAAGGGACACATCGCCATCGTTGCGGGCTTCCAAGGCATGAGCCGCACCACGAACGAGATCACCACCCTGGGCCGCGGCGGTTCAGACACGACGGCAGTCGCCCTCGCCGCCGCCTTGGAAGCCGACGTCTGCGAGATCTACACCGACGTGGACGGCATCTATACCGCCGATCCCCGCGTTGTGCCGTCCGCGCAGAAAATCGACCGCATCTCCAGCGAGGAAATGCTGGAACTGGCTGCCTCCGGCGCCAAGATCCTCCACCTGCGGTGCGTTGAATACGCACGGCGTTTCGGCGTGCCGCTGCACGTCCGTTCTTCATTCAGCCAGCACGAAGGCACCTGGGTCCTGCCCGGCGCCGACGACAAGATCACGACTCAAGAGGGAGTTGCCTTGGAGCAGCCAATCATCTCCGGTGTTGCACACGACCGCTCGGAAGCGAAGGTCACGGTTGTGGGCGTTCCGGACATTCCCGGCAAGGCCGCCGCGATTTTCCAGGTGATCGCTGACGCGCATTCGAACATCGACATGATCGTGCAGAACGTCTCCACGCACGGCACCGGCCGGACCGACATCTCCTTCACGCTCCCCATCGTCGAGGGGGCGGATGCCCTGGCCGCACTCCGCGCGGCCCAGCAGGAGATCGGCTTCGAGAGCATCGAATACAACGAACAGATCGGCAAGCTGTCCCTGATCGGCGCCGGCATGCGGTCACACCCGGGCGTCTCCGCCACCTTCTTCAAGGCGCTGTCCGCAGCGGGCATCAACATCAACATGATCTCGACGTCAGAGATCCGCATCTCGGTCGTGACGCACGCAGACCTCCTGGATGACGCGGTCCGCGCCATCCACAAGGCCTTCGATCTGGACAGCGAAGCCGAAGCCACCGTCTACGGCGGCACCGGCCGCTAA
- a CDS encoding 3-methyladenine DNA glycosylase, translating to MPGTTPAAQPHVLPPDDWRAREAAHAERVRRYADPYLERRSAGRKHPVEDFLFTYYTQKPGQLMRWHPGDGAVLSGTDAAARAGWKYYRTLSTAELAAARLPAGSVAVTLDRASFLAERRDALVFAQIILAGTAARPAQFGCFGLHEWAMVYRQEKFELRHEYLNLRLGASGTDKVVEDNRIRCSHFDAFRFYSPDAQPLNEFSPSRENQRTMEQPGCLHANMDLYKWAYKLSPALPSELIMDCFELSWRVRAMDMQASPYDLTDWGYPPIRIETAEGKAAYVEHQRAFSAEAQVLRARLLAELAPMFDALAAEERP from the coding sequence TTGCCGGGCACGACTCCGGCCGCCCAGCCGCATGTGCTTCCTCCGGACGACTGGCGGGCGCGCGAGGCCGCCCATGCCGAGCGCGTGCGCCGCTACGCCGACCCCTACCTTGAACGCCGTTCGGCCGGCCGCAAGCACCCGGTGGAGGATTTCCTCTTCACCTACTACACGCAGAAGCCGGGCCAGCTCATGCGCTGGCATCCGGGTGACGGCGCCGTGCTCTCCGGCACGGACGCAGCGGCGCGGGCGGGCTGGAAGTACTACCGCACGCTCAGCACCGCCGAACTTGCCGCCGCCCGCCTGCCGGCCGGCAGCGTTGCCGTGACCCTGGACCGGGCCTCGTTCCTGGCCGAGCGCCGCGACGCCCTGGTCTTCGCCCAGATCATCCTGGCAGGCACCGCCGCCCGCCCGGCCCAGTTCGGGTGCTTCGGCCTGCATGAATGGGCCATGGTCTACCGGCAGGAGAAATTCGAGCTCCGCCACGAATACCTGAACCTGCGGCTGGGCGCCTCCGGCACCGACAAGGTGGTCGAGGACAACAGGATCCGCTGCTCGCACTTTGACGCGTTCCGTTTCTATTCGCCGGACGCCCAACCGCTGAACGAATTCTCGCCCAGCAGGGAGAACCAGCGGACCATGGAGCAGCCCGGCTGCCTGCACGCCAACATGGACCTGTACAAATGGGCCTACAAGCTCTCGCCGGCCCTGCCCAGCGAACTCATAATGGACTGCTTCGAGTTGTCCTGGCGCGTACGGGCCATGGACATGCAGGCCTCACCCTACGACCTCACGGACTGGGGCTACCCGCCGATCCGGATAGAGACGGCCGAGGGCAAGGCAGCCTACGTGGAGCACCAGCGGGCTTTCTCCGCGGAGGCCCAGGTGCTGCGGGCCCGCCTGTTGGCGGAGCTGGCGCCGATGTTCGATGCCCTGGCCGCGGAGGAGCGGCCGTGA
- a CDS encoding SSI family serine proteinase inhibitor produces MRKQLISVLLALGAMGGLAACTPGTGPGQPSATPTSEAPGTGTQSPGVTPGPGTSSPAGSTPPDAETTVPAPAPPAASPLPSGPGTGDAELSITVKASKDGTAVNYTLVCKGGVPVAESQHPKAAAACTALKKNAAILNRAAPSKDVSCTQQYAGPQVATVTGVVDGTPVETTFSLRDGCEIGAWNAAQDVLGSSSGSV; encoded by the coding sequence ATGCGCAAGCAACTGATTTCTGTGCTGCTCGCCCTCGGAGCGATGGGCGGGCTTGCCGCCTGCACCCCAGGCACCGGACCCGGTCAGCCTTCGGCGACGCCCACCAGCGAAGCCCCCGGCACCGGAACACAATCGCCGGGAGTCACGCCCGGCCCGGGAACGTCTTCCCCTGCGGGCAGCACGCCGCCCGACGCCGAGACCACCGTTCCCGCTCCGGCACCGCCTGCTGCGTCGCCGCTGCCGTCAGGGCCCGGCACCGGCGACGCCGAGCTCTCCATCACCGTGAAGGCGTCCAAAGACGGAACCGCCGTCAACTACACACTGGTGTGCAAGGGCGGCGTTCCCGTGGCCGAAAGCCAGCATCCCAAGGCCGCTGCGGCCTGCACGGCGCTGAAGAAGAATGCGGCCATCCTGAACCGCGCTGCGCCCAGCAAGGATGTCTCCTGCACCCAGCAGTACGCTGGCCCGCAGGTTGCCACCGTCACGGGAGTGGTCGACGGCACGCCTGTGGAGACAACGTTCTCCCTGCGCGACGGCTGCGAAATCGGCGCCTGGAACGCCGCCCAGGACGTCCTCGGTTCCTCCAGCGGGTCTGTCTAG
- a CDS encoding S8 family serine peptidase: protein MVISQGLAAPTTAAPGPVSAQAAASPGGSSLDGRYIVMLKDKPLATYSGGVPGIPGTAVPKGKKLNPSGPNSRKYDAHLKAKQRQAAAAKGVTINRSFTLAVNAFSAVLSAAQVKGLAGDGNVLAVVPDSLRKPDYSTSDFLGLPGGDGVWNEHFGGKRDAGKGVVVGMLDTGYSPENPFFAGDEVKPLSGRPKVGEPFRLQDNVIGMQKANGGTFVGNCVSGDGFDGTECNSKVLGARFYDQAYKAAVPPELRSPLEKFSPVDVNGHGSHTGSTAAGNSDVTQVAGGRDFGKSSGVAPAAKIAVYKVCWEGAVPEATGCLESDILNAIQDAVLDGVDVLNYSISGNNNSTVDAVSLAFLNAAAAGVFVATSAGNSGPGAGTVNHAGPWLTSVAASTFDNSLRGTAELSNGAKFAGASVMSTEVDSKPIVLAVTVKAAAAVDANAALCAPNTLDPAKAAGKIVVCDRGVVPRVDKSDEVKRAGGVGMVLVNLTPGSLDADLHSVPTVHIDDPKIKDVVTANPGLKASLKATDTTGAKLPPVPQIAEFSSRGPTLASDGDLLKPDVTAPGVAVLAAVSPIGFKGEDFGFLSGTSMAAPHIAGSGALLLGKHPQWSPAAVKSAIMTTAYDLVNADGAAVHDVFAQGAGHVDPAKFSSPGLVYDAGIADWMGFLQGQGFQLGVAAIAAKDVNVPSIALGSLAGSQTVTRSVTALTAGTYRAAISLPGVTATVSPAELTLAEGESATFTVTFTTSGAALDTYSMGSLTWTSSKNSVRSPVAVRPVAP from the coding sequence ATGGTCATCAGCCAGGGCTTGGCCGCGCCGACGACGGCCGCGCCAGGGCCGGTATCCGCACAGGCGGCCGCAAGCCCCGGCGGCTCATCGCTCGACGGCCGCTACATTGTGATGCTCAAGGACAAGCCGCTGGCGACGTATTCGGGCGGTGTGCCCGGCATTCCCGGCACGGCGGTCCCGAAGGGCAAGAAGCTGAATCCCTCCGGCCCCAACTCGCGTAAGTACGACGCGCACCTCAAGGCCAAGCAGAGGCAAGCGGCCGCCGCGAAGGGCGTGACCATCAACAGGAGCTTCACCCTGGCCGTCAACGCCTTCAGCGCCGTACTCTCGGCGGCGCAGGTCAAGGGGCTGGCCGGTGACGGTAACGTGCTGGCCGTGGTCCCCGACAGCCTGCGCAAGCCCGACTACTCCACCAGCGATTTCCTCGGCCTTCCCGGCGGCGACGGCGTCTGGAATGAGCACTTCGGCGGCAAGCGCGATGCCGGTAAGGGTGTGGTTGTGGGAATGCTGGACACCGGCTACTCGCCGGAGAACCCTTTCTTCGCCGGCGACGAGGTCAAACCGTTGTCGGGCCGCCCCAAGGTCGGCGAACCCTTCCGTCTCCAGGACAACGTCATTGGCATGCAGAAGGCCAACGGCGGAACGTTTGTCGGGAACTGCGTCAGCGGTGACGGCTTTGACGGCACCGAGTGCAACAGCAAAGTCCTTGGCGCCAGGTTCTACGACCAGGCCTACAAGGCCGCGGTTCCCCCTGAGCTCCGGTCGCCGCTTGAAAAGTTTTCCCCGGTGGACGTGAACGGCCACGGTTCGCACACCGGCAGCACCGCGGCCGGGAACAGCGACGTCACCCAGGTGGCGGGCGGACGGGACTTCGGCAAGAGCTCGGGCGTCGCCCCGGCGGCGAAGATCGCCGTATATAAGGTCTGCTGGGAAGGCGCAGTCCCGGAGGCAACGGGCTGCCTGGAATCCGACATCCTCAACGCCATCCAGGATGCGGTCCTGGACGGCGTGGACGTACTGAACTACTCCATCTCCGGCAACAACAATTCAACGGTTGACGCCGTTTCCCTGGCCTTCCTCAACGCCGCGGCCGCCGGCGTGTTTGTGGCGACGTCGGCAGGCAACTCCGGTCCGGGGGCGGGCACGGTGAACCACGCGGGTCCCTGGCTGACCAGCGTTGCGGCCTCCACGTTCGACAACTCCCTGCGTGGAACCGCTGAGCTGTCCAACGGCGCGAAATTCGCCGGAGCCAGCGTGATGAGCACCGAGGTGGACTCGAAGCCCATCGTCCTGGCAGTAACCGTGAAGGCGGCCGCTGCCGTGGACGCGAACGCGGCCCTCTGCGCTCCCAACACCCTGGACCCGGCCAAGGCGGCCGGAAAGATCGTGGTCTGCGACCGGGGTGTGGTGCCGCGCGTCGACAAGAGTGACGAGGTGAAGCGGGCCGGCGGTGTGGGCATGGTGCTGGTCAACCTCACCCCGGGATCCCTCGACGCGGACCTGCACAGTGTTCCCACCGTCCACATCGACGACCCCAAGATCAAGGATGTGGTCACGGCGAATCCGGGGCTGAAGGCAAGCCTCAAGGCCACTGACACCACGGGCGCGAAACTGCCGCCGGTGCCGCAGATCGCGGAATTCTCCTCCCGCGGGCCAACGCTGGCGTCCGACGGCGACCTGCTGAAGCCCGACGTCACTGCTCCCGGCGTGGCAGTCCTGGCGGCCGTTTCGCCGATAGGTTTCAAGGGCGAGGACTTCGGGTTCCTGTCCGGCACATCAATGGCCGCGCCCCACATTGCCGGCTCCGGCGCCCTGCTGCTCGGAAAGCACCCGCAGTGGTCGCCGGCGGCTGTGAAGTCCGCCATCATGACCACCGCCTATGACCTGGTCAACGCTGACGGTGCAGCCGTGCACGACGTCTTCGCGCAGGGCGCAGGTCACGTGGATCCCGCCAAATTCTCGTCCCCAGGGCTCGTCTATGACGCGGGAATCGCCGACTGGATGGGCTTCCTCCAAGGGCAGGGATTCCAGTTGGGCGTGGCGGCGATTGCCGCCAAGGATGTCAATGTGCCGTCAATTGCGCTCGGTTCGCTGGCCGGCAGCCAGACCGTCACCCGCAGCGTTACGGCACTGACAGCGGGAACCTACCGGGCGGCTATCTCGCTCCCCGGCGTCACCGCAACGGTGAGCCCTGCCGAGCTGACCCTGGCTGAGGGTGAAAGCGCCACTTTCACCGTCACTTTCACCACTTCCGGAGCTGCGCTGGACACTTACTCCATGGGCTCGCTGACCTGGACCTCGTCCAAGAACAGCGTCCGCTCGCCGGTGGCGGTGCGGCCCGTAGCGCCGTAG
- a CDS encoding MarR family winged helix-turn-helix transcriptional regulator, whose amino-acid sequence MTGRSEAPAVPSATGPDAGSDVLEDDLLLERQLCFALTVASRSVVGAYKPVLDKLGLTHPQYLVMLCLWESSPRSVRDISDALAQEPATISPLLRRLEAAGLITRRRVEGNERALAVALTPAGADLRRQATEVPGIMMARLGLTREQVASLHRTMMDLIAATGSARN is encoded by the coding sequence ATGACCGGACGATCGGAAGCCCCTGCCGTACCCTCAGCCACGGGGCCAGACGCAGGCTCCGATGTGCTCGAGGACGATCTCCTGCTGGAACGCCAGCTGTGCTTTGCCCTGACCGTCGCCTCCCGCAGCGTCGTCGGCGCGTACAAACCGGTGTTGGACAAGCTCGGGCTCACCCATCCCCAGTACCTGGTCATGCTGTGCCTGTGGGAATCAAGCCCGCGCTCAGTCCGCGACATCAGCGACGCCCTGGCCCAGGAGCCCGCCACCATTTCGCCTCTGCTCCGCCGCCTGGAGGCGGCCGGGCTCATCACCAGGCGGCGCGTCGAAGGAAACGAACGCGCCCTGGCCGTCGCGTTGACCCCCGCCGGGGCCGACTTGCGCCGGCAGGCCACCGAGGTCCCCGGCATCATGATGGCGAGGCTGGGCCTGACCCGGGAACAGGTGGCAAGCCTGCACCGCACCATGATGGACCTCATCGCCGCCACCGGTTCTGCCCGGAACTAG
- a CDS encoding serine protease inhibitor, which yields MSRAEPAPDFDLTVTLTESPGSPAHVFTLVCRSGRLSESTLPDPAGAIAAVERFGERIFFPEPGPPKLCTQQYGGPQVAVVTGHYGGRTVQSRFSLTDGCEIARWRALSPLLGGIAGSAGAI from the coding sequence GTGAGCCGCGCGGAACCGGCTCCCGACTTCGACCTGACGGTCACCCTGACCGAGTCCCCCGGCAGTCCTGCCCACGTCTTCACGCTGGTTTGCCGTTCCGGCCGCCTCTCCGAATCAACGCTGCCGGACCCCGCGGGGGCGATTGCCGCCGTCGAACGCTTCGGCGAGCGGATCTTCTTCCCCGAGCCTGGCCCGCCCAAACTCTGCACACAGCAGTATGGCGGTCCGCAGGTGGCAGTGGTGACCGGCCACTATGGCGGACGCACGGTGCAGTCGCGGTTCTCGCTGACGGACGGCTGCGAGATTGCGCGCTGGCGCGCACTGTCCCCGCTCCTGGGCGGAATTGCCGGGTCTGCAGGTGCCATCTGA
- a CDS encoding oxygenase MpaB family protein, which produces MRNFLREWRSEVRRALTGSPEEPPDWALMFGQGDDPGYFLPGSAVWTVHGGMPALIAGIRSLLMQSLHPGVLAGVHDHSKFREDALGRLARTTRWIHAVTYGSQADALAACKRVQRIHESVHGKYTDGQGEVRDYSANDPDLLRWVHVTFTDSFLCAHKRWGGSIPGGPDAYVREWAQAGRLMGVDSPPLSEAELKPELDAWFASGGLRADERVAETVAFIRNPPLHPLLKPGYRVLFEAAVLSLEPRYRAMLGLRTARLGPLPLPVTIAAQVTLAVVRLALDRTGPSERSARERLRRLGVA; this is translated from the coding sequence ATGCGGAATTTCCTGAGGGAATGGCGGTCCGAAGTTCGGCGCGCGCTCACCGGAAGCCCGGAGGAGCCGCCCGACTGGGCGCTCATGTTTGGCCAAGGGGACGACCCCGGATATTTCCTCCCGGGCTCAGCTGTCTGGACCGTCCACGGGGGCATGCCCGCGCTCATCGCAGGCATCCGGTCATTGCTCATGCAGTCGCTTCACCCCGGCGTCCTTGCCGGGGTCCACGACCACTCGAAATTCCGCGAGGACGCCCTGGGCCGCCTCGCCAGGACAACCCGCTGGATCCACGCCGTCACGTACGGTTCCCAGGCCGACGCACTCGCCGCGTGCAAGCGCGTGCAGCGGATCCATGAGTCGGTGCACGGAAAGTACACGGATGGACAGGGTGAGGTCCGGGACTACTCGGCGAACGATCCCGACTTGCTCCGGTGGGTCCACGTCACCTTCACCGACTCGTTCCTCTGCGCGCACAAGCGGTGGGGCGGGTCTATCCCGGGCGGTCCCGACGCGTACGTCCGGGAGTGGGCGCAGGCGGGACGGCTGATGGGCGTGGACTCTCCTCCGCTGAGCGAGGCCGAACTGAAACCCGAATTGGACGCGTGGTTCGCCTCGGGCGGTCTTCGTGCCGACGAACGGGTTGCCGAAACTGTCGCCTTCATCCGCAATCCGCCCCTGCATCCGCTCCTGAAACCCGGCTACCGCGTCCTGTTCGAGGCCGCGGTGCTCAGCCTGGAGCCCCGGTACCGCGCCATGCTCGGCCTGCGGACCGCCCGGCTTGGTCCCCTGCCGCTGCCGGTGACCATCGCCGCCCAGGTGACCCTCGCCGTCGTGCGCCTTGCACTGGACCGGACCGGGCCAAGTGAGCGCTCGGCGCGGGAGCGGCTCCGCCGGCTGGGCGTGGCGTAG
- a CDS encoding DNA polymerase III subunit gamma and tau has product MTVTTALYRRYRPDSFADVIGQEHVTEPLMTALRKNRVNHAYLFSGPRGCGKTTSARILARCLNCAKGPTDTPCGVCPSCVELARGGSGSLDVIEIDAASHGGVDDARDLRERATYAPVRDRYKIFIIDEAHMVTSAGFNALLKIVEEPPEHIKFIFATTEPDKVIGTIRSRTHHYPFRLVPPEPLMAYLELLCQQENVPVAPGVLSLVIRAGAGSVRDSLSVLDQLMAGAGPDGLDYELAVALLGYTHASLLDDVVEAIAASDAATVFRAVDRVIQTGHDPRRFVEDLLERFRDLIIVQAMPESAQSILRGMPADQIARMQNQAHNLGAAELSRAADVTNTALTEMTGATSPRLHLELLCARILLPSSEQTERGIAARIDRVERRLNYAGNDVGAPAGVSAAPSPAAAVSAAPVPPAAAPVAPVLPAPAADAPAAAAPAPAASAPSPSAPADPAAQPPAAAPPAARNGRPPRRRASRAGAPRRTPNQYR; this is encoded by the coding sequence GTGACTGTTACTACTGCCCTTTACCGTAGATACCGCCCCGATTCGTTCGCGGACGTTATCGGGCAGGAACATGTCACGGAGCCGCTCATGACGGCACTGCGCAAAAACCGGGTGAACCACGCCTACCTGTTCTCGGGTCCGCGCGGCTGCGGCAAGACCACCTCCGCCCGCATCCTGGCCCGCTGCCTCAACTGCGCCAAGGGCCCCACGGACACCCCCTGCGGCGTATGCCCCAGCTGCGTGGAACTGGCCCGCGGCGGCTCCGGATCACTCGACGTGATCGAGATCGACGCCGCCAGCCACGGCGGCGTGGATGACGCCCGGGACCTCCGTGAGCGCGCCACGTACGCTCCGGTGCGGGACCGCTACAAGATCTTCATTATCGACGAGGCCCACATGGTCACCTCGGCGGGCTTCAACGCCCTGCTGAAGATCGTTGAAGAACCCCCGGAACACATCAAGTTCATCTTCGCCACCACCGAGCCGGACAAGGTCATCGGGACCATTCGGTCACGCACGCACCACTACCCCTTCCGCCTGGTGCCGCCCGAGCCGCTGATGGCCTATCTGGAGCTTCTCTGCCAGCAGGAAAACGTGCCCGTGGCGCCCGGCGTGCTCTCGCTCGTCATCCGCGCCGGCGCCGGGTCCGTCCGCGATTCCCTCTCCGTCCTTGACCAGTTGATGGCGGGCGCAGGCCCCGATGGCCTGGATTACGAGCTTGCCGTGGCGCTCCTTGGCTACACCCATGCATCGCTCCTGGACGACGTCGTCGAGGCGATCGCAGCCTCTGACGCCGCCACCGTCTTCCGGGCAGTGGACCGCGTTATCCAGACCGGCCACGATCCCCGCCGCTTCGTCGAGGACCTCCTGGAACGCTTCCGGGACCTCATCATCGTCCAGGCAATGCCGGAAAGCGCCCAGTCCATCCTCCGCGGCATGCCCGCGGACCAGATTGCCCGGATGCAGAACCAGGCGCACAACCTGGGTGCCGCCGAGCTTTCCCGCGCAGCCGACGTCACCAATACCGCGCTGACGGAAATGACCGGCGCCACGTCGCCGCGGCTGCACCTCGAGCTGCTCTGCGCCCGCATCCTGCTGCCCAGCTCCGAACAGACCGAACGCGGGATCGCGGCCCGGATTGACCGCGTGGAGCGGAGGCTGAACTACGCAGGGAACGACGTCGGCGCTCCCGCCGGCGTGTCTGCCGCCCCTTCGCCTGCTGCGGCTGTTTCTGCAGCTCCTGTTCCGCCGGCCGCGGCTCCCGTTGCTCCCGTTCTGCCGGCCCCGGCTGCCGATGCTCCCGCCGCTGCCGCGCCTGCCCCGGCCGCTTCTGCACCATCCCCGTCAGCACCAGCAGATCCGGCCGCCCAGCCGCCCGCTGCCGCGCCTCCGGCTGCCCGCAACGGGCGGCCTCCCCGCCGCCGCGCCAGCCGGGCGGGAGCCCCTCGCCGCACCCCGAATCAGTACCGATGA